The following coding sequences lie in one Hippoglossus hippoglossus isolate fHipHip1 chromosome 14, fHipHip1.pri, whole genome shotgun sequence genomic window:
- the LOC117773974 gene encoding interleukin-1 receptor accessory protein-like isoform X1, translated as MKLSSVVKALGSLCVLLANGFPVSADASPHIIGADRVQIKAHPGEPLILHCDAVTNSKDGVTLIYWLINGSFPEEIPSRDRIVELDQSTLEDGTILQRRLLLKNVTPEDFRSTFTCMVTSAVGMAQKQIKLRRIRKKGKH; from the exons ATGAAGCTCTCCTCTGTTGTAAAAG CCTTGGGatctctgtgtgtgctgcttgcAAATGGATTCCCAG TGTCTGCGGATGCATCTCCACACATCATTGGGGCAGATCGAGTCCAAATCAAAGCTCATCCAG GTGAGCCACTGATTCTTCACTGTGATGCAGTTACAAATAGTAAAGATGGAGTGACGCTCATCTACTGGCTCATCAATGGCTCTTTTCCTGAGGAGATACCCAGCAGGGACAGAATAGTAGAATTAGACCA atCAACGTTGGAGGACGGCACAATCCTCCAGAGGAGATTGCTGTTGAAGAACGTCACACCAGAGGACTTCAGATCCACCTTCACCTGTATGGTGACGAGCGCTGTTGGAATGGCCCAGAAGCAAATAAAGCTaagaagaataagaaagaaaggaaaacactga
- the nlrc3l1 gene encoding NLR family CARD domain-containing protein 3: MDDAEQFAMAMGSDSSSVGDAVSGRGQQIVSNEEDDLYYIPERRPSLDLGQWSTSPMDISHGHHVGRAPSPVLSYISLASEESSIEMGDGEGSSTGIQLERSDSFSSCYSFDSDDCEKIILKSKSKDDMVSGPFVTPEFLQSQSESSHPSLTVAFTLQAICGTLRKLSAGAFKTFKMMLWKHYPQSFNTPHQDMDMLNLVDRLLECYRLDVSLQITKIILGEMGGKKVVDYLQTMCLRNEVRHELCETLKRIYGEVCEDMAVQEEKRPFDDIFTDLYITSTCDNGPNIEHEVMTIEKLDSNRNAEKRLSTKDIFTPERPEDSNTKLLLMTGVAGSGKSMAVRRLVLDWIEGRSHQHVSFLFPLPFRELKQFEDSTASFLEIIQKLYPESKKLRDEDYRCEDCKIMFVFDGLDEYNGKLDFENTMLLSDHTEPTTLNVIVVNLLRGRLLYRGLFLVTSRPQVKPCVPWDTHYDEIEVRGFCDPEKEAFFKRRFKDPDQAARVIAYIKSFRTLCIMCHLPLFCSLVADECYRIFREQGTGAELPRSITYLYTKLVLVLTRQHRILRAPDLSLEEERDFLMKLGELAFHMLEEGQFKITRSNWKHTGINDKEAVINSGLCTQYITKPHVLFHENVLSFIHPTVQEYLAALYVFLSFRNHGKNVVEQQLRGKLKMFKGHKVMELYKSAVDRSMLSEDGKLDIFLRFLLGMERKPNLELLQPLCASSVKWPTVIEETATLIRKRIRENKYPCRNDNLQHCLEELGVC, encoded by the exons ATGGATGATGCTGAACAGTTTGCGATGGCCATGGGGTCAGATAGCTCTTCCGTCGGGGATGCAGTGTCTGGTAGAGGACAACAGATTGTGTCAAATGAAGAGGACGATCTCTACTACATCCCTGAGAGAAGACCGTCTCTGGACCTGGGACAATGGTCAACAAGTCCAATGGATATCAGCCACGG GCATCATGTGGGCCGGGCCCCATCTCCAGTTCTGAGCTATATATCACTGGCATCTGAGGAGAGCTCAATAGAAATGGGTGATGGAGAGGGATCTTCCACAGG GATCCAGCTGGAAAGATCAGATTCGTTCTCCAGCTGCTACTCCTTCGACAGTGACGATTGTGAAAAGATAATCCTCAA ATCTAAAAGCAAAGATGATATGGTCTCAGGACCTTTTGTCACACCTGAGTTCCTCCAATCCCAGAGTGAGAGCAGCCACCCTTCTCTGACGGTGGCATTCACTTTGCAG GCCATCTGTGGTACCCTTAGGAAGTTGTCAGCGGGAGCCTTCAAGACTTTCAAGATGATGCTGTGGAAGCATTACCCGCAGTCGTTCAACACTCCTCACCAGGACATGGACATGCTGAACCTTGTAGACCGGCTGCTCGAGTGTTACAGACTGGACGTGTCTTTGCAGATCACCAAAATCATTCTTGGGgagatggggggaaaaaaggtgGTTGATTATCTCCAGACCATGTGTCTCAGAA ATGAAGTACGTCATGAGTTATGTGAGACTCTGAAGAGGATATATGGTGAAGTATGTGAGGATATGGCCGTGCAGGAAGAGAAGAGGCCATTCGACGACATCTTTACTGACCTCTACATAACCTCAACATGTGATAACGGCCCAAATATTGAACATGAGGTCATGACCATAGAAAAACTGGACAGCAACCGGAATGCAGAGAAGCGTCTTTCCACCAAGGATATTTTCACCCCTGAAAGGCCGGAGGACTCCAACACAAAGTTACTGTTGATGACTGGAGTGGCAGGGTCGGGGAAGTCAATGGCGGTCAGAAGGTTAGTCCTGGATTGGATTGAAGGGCGTTCCCACCAACACGtgtcttttttgtttcctctgccgTTCAGGGAACTCAAACAGTTTGAGGATTCCACAGCCTCCTTTttggaaataatacaaaaactCTACCCAGAATCTAAAAAACTGAGAGATGAGGATTATAGATGCGAGGACTGCAAAATAATGTTTGTCTTTGACGGGCTTGACGAGTACAATGGGAAGCTGGACTTTGAAAACACTATGCTTCTCAGCGACCACACAGAACCCACCACCCTGAACGTCATTGTGGTCAACCTCCTCAGAGGGAGGCTGCTCTACCGCGGCCTCTTCCTGGTCACTTCTCGGCCGCAGGTAAAGCCCTGCGTCCCCTGGGACACGCACTATGATGAGATCGAAGTGCGTGGATTCTGTGACCCTGAAAAGGAGGCGTTCTTTAAGAGGAGATTTAAGGACCCAGATCAAGCAGCCAGAGTTATTGCATATATCAAGTCTTTCAGAACCCTCTGCATCATGTGCCACCTGCCCTTGTTCTGCTCACTGGTTGCTGATGAGTGCTATCGCATTTTTAGAGAACAGGGGACAGGGGCAGAGCTGCCCAGGAGCATCACGTACCTGTACACAAAGCTAGTGCTAGTGCTCACACGCCAGCATCGCATATTGAGAGCTCCAGATTTGAgcctggaggaagagagagacttCCTTATGAAACTTGGAGAGTTGGCCTTCCACATGTTAGAAGAAGGCCAGTTCAAAATCACCAGATCCAACTGGAAACACACTGGAATCAACGACAAGGAGGCGGTGATTAACAGTGGCCTGTGCACACAATATATCACAAAGCCACACGTCTTGTTTCATGAGAATGTCCTGAGCTTTATCCACCCCACCGTGCAGGAGTACCTGGCCGCCCTGTATGTGTTTCTCTCCTTTAGAAACCATGGGAAGAATGTTGTTGAGCAGCAACTGAGAGGCAAGCTCAAGATGTTCAAGGGACATAAAGTCATGGAGCTGTACAAGAGCGCTGTGGACAGAAGCATGCTCAGTGAGGACGGCAAACTGGACATTTTCCTACGTTTCCTGTTAGGGATGGAGCGCAAGCCCAACCTGGAGCTCCTCCAGCCACTCTGCGCGTCCTCTGTAAAGTGGCCAACAGTGATTGAAGAGACTGCCACCCTCATCAGGAAGAGGATCAGAGAAAATAAGTATCCATGCAGAAATGACAATTTGCAGCACTGCTTGGAGGAGCTGGGTGTATGTTAG
- the rnf121 gene encoding RING finger protein 121 produces MAGVFEVEVDGVEHDHGLGHHDEPHQIDVSKLSPEEKWRVEHARMHAKHKGHEAMHAEMVLILIVTLVVAQLVLVQWKQRHTKSYNLVTLFQMWVVPLYFTTKLHWWRFLTTWFIFSVVTAYISFRATRKPLACTTPRLVYKWFLLLYKISYATGIVGYSVIMFTLFGINLIFRIKPEDAMDFGVSLLFYGLYYGVLGRDFAEMCADFMASTVGYYSASGMPTKHLSDNICAVCGQPILVDVSEEGIIENTYRLSCNHVFHEFCIRGWCIVGKKQMCPYCKEKVDLKRMFSNPWERPHVMYGQLLDWLRYLVAWQPVIIGFVQGINYILGLE; encoded by the exons ATGGCTGGGGTGTTTGAGGTGGAGGTTGATGGTGTGGAGCACGACCACGGACTGGGGCACCACGATGAACCGCACCAG ATTGATGTGTCCAAGCTCTCACCAGAAGAAAAGTGGAG GGTGGAGCATGCAAGAATGCACGCCAAACACAAAGGCCATGAGGCTATGCACGCAGAGATGGTGCTCATCCTCATCGTCACCCTGGTCGTCGCCCAGTTAGTCCTTGTGCAGTGGAAACAGAGACATACAAAGTCATACAAT CTAGTGACTCTGTTCCAGATGTGGGTAGTTCCTCTCTACTTTACTACCAAACTCCACTGGTGGAGGTTCCTGACCACGTGGTTTATCTTCTCTGTCGTCACAGCCTACATCTCCTTCCGTGCCACTCGCAAGCCACTGGCCTGCACCACACCGAG GTTGGTGTATAAGTGGTTCCTCCTTCTCTACAAAATCAGCTATGCTACAGGGATAGTTGGTTACAGTGTCATCATGTTTACACTTTTTGGTATCAACCTAATATTCAG GATAAAGCCAGAGGATGCCATGGACTTTGGTGTTTCTTTACTATTCTACGGTCTGTACTACGGGGTCCTGGGGAGGGACTTTGCGGAAATGTGTGCAGACTTCATGGCCTCAACCGTTGGG TATTACAGCGCATCCGGCATGCCAACCAAACACCTCTCTGACAATATCTGTGCTGTGTGCGGTCAGCCCATCCTCGTAGACGTCAGTGAGGAAGGGATTATTGAGAACACATACAGATTATCCTGCAACCATGT GTTCCATGAGTTCTGCATAAGAGGATGGTGTATCGTCGGAAAGAAGCAGATGTGCCCTTACTGCAAGGAGAAGGTGGATCTGAAGAGGATGTTCAGTAACCC GTGGGAGAGGCCACACGTCATGTATGGACAACTTTTAGACTGGCTTCGGTACTTGGTGGCCTGGCAGCCTGTTATTATTGGATTTGTGCAAGGTATCAACTACATCCTGGGTCTGGAGTGA
- the LOC117773974 gene encoding interleukin-1 receptor accessory protein-like isoform X2, which produces MKLSSVVKVSADASPHIIGADRVQIKAHPGEPLILHCDAVTNSKDGVTLIYWLINGSFPEEIPSRDRIVELDQSTLEDGTILQRRLLLKNVTPEDFRSTFTCMVTSAVGMAQKQIKLRRIRKKGKH; this is translated from the exons ATGAAGCTCTCCTCTGTTGTAAAAG TGTCTGCGGATGCATCTCCACACATCATTGGGGCAGATCGAGTCCAAATCAAAGCTCATCCAG GTGAGCCACTGATTCTTCACTGTGATGCAGTTACAAATAGTAAAGATGGAGTGACGCTCATCTACTGGCTCATCAATGGCTCTTTTCCTGAGGAGATACCCAGCAGGGACAGAATAGTAGAATTAGACCA atCAACGTTGGAGGACGGCACAATCCTCCAGAGGAGATTGCTGTTGAAGAACGTCACACCAGAGGACTTCAGATCCACCTTCACCTGTATGGTGACGAGCGCTGTTGGAATGGCCCAGAAGCAAATAAAGCTaagaagaataagaaagaaaggaaaacactga